From the Ralstonia wenshanensis genome, the window GGAAACAGCTTGGCGAGCAGCAGGCTGCCGAGCACCAGCAGGCCACCCGCCACCGGTACGAAAAAGCACAGCGCCGCCAGGTAGCCATACGTCCACACGAACGGCACGCGATAGCGGCGCGGCAGCAAGCGCCACGCAGCCAGGCCGATCAGCGCCGCGGCGGTGCCCTGCAGCATCAGGCACGACAGCAGCAGCGCAAGGCTGTTGCCGGCATGCAGTGCCATCGCCACTGCCGCGATCTGGGCCGCGATGCCGCCGAGCGTGAGCTTAAACATGGTCACCCCGCATGCCTATGCGCCCCTATGCATCGAGATGGCAGCGCGCGAGGAAGCGCTGCAGCGCTTCGCCCGGATGCTCGCCGGTCACATGCAACGTCTGCACGCTGATGTGCCCGCCCTCGAAATCGACGCCGAACTGCGCGCGCAGGCTGTCTTCAATGCGCACCAGATAGGCCGACACGGCACCCGCGCCCGACAGCGGCATCAGCGTGATGATGGCGCGGCGGTTCTTGCCGCTTGCCTGCCAGACAACATCCAGCGCACGGCGGCTGCGCACCACGCTCTCGAACAACGCGTCGCTGGCCTCGTCCTGGTGGAAGATAAGCGCCACCACCGACGAATCGATACCGGTGTCGCGATGCAGGCGTGCCAGCCGCCCGAGGTCGAGCGCGAATTCGTACGGCGCATCGGGCACGAGATCGAGAATCTCGGAGCTGACGGTGAGGTGGCGCACGCCGTCGGCGTAGTAGCCAAGCAGCACGAGCAGGAACTGCAGGTTCTCGTACGACAGCGAGAGGAACGGCATCTGATGCACGACCACCAAGCCGATCAGCTCATCCGCACCCGACAGCACGGGCGCGCACGCCACGTAGCGCGAGCTGTCTTCCGGGTTGTTCACGTTCCGCAGCTCAGGCGCCTGCGGGTGGCCCAGCGTGTGGGTGTCGATGCAATGGCGGATCAGCGGGTCATCGGCAACGATGTCGAACGGCGTGCCGACACGGGCCACCGGTTCGGTGTCGATGCGGTTGCCCGTCACGCGCACCATGGCCGCCACTTCCAGCTGGCAGGCCTGTGCCGTCCATTGCAGGA encodes:
- a CDS encoding PelD GGDEF domain-containing protein yields the protein MKTESAGSAQSAGRAAADARGQTGRTERRRNAQGIGASTWYGRLIAPAVSSPSAVLETLGAVVVAIGVVWLFSPDNPLLLGYGFPWIWLVPLILALRYGTLLGALAALVVLGAWAVFYGQTAAAGSFPRMYFLGGLMLVLVGGQYGDIWGARLSRARTVNGYLNDRLAALTKNHFLLRLSHERLENDLLAKPTTLRDTLTQLRNIALAAREHGTAENAPDVAQLPGAEPFLQWTAQACQLEVAAMVRVTGNRIDTEPVARVGTPFDIVADDPLIRHCIDTHTLGHPQAPELRNVNNPEDSSRYVACAPVLSGADELIGLVVVHQMPFLSLSYENLQFLLVLLGYYADGVRHLTVSSEILDLVPDAPYEFALDLGRLARLHRDTGIDSSVVALIFHQDEASDALFESVVRSRRALDVVWQASGKNRRAIITLMPLSGAGAVSAYLVRIEDSLRAQFGVDFEGGHISVQTLHVTGEHPGEALQRFLARCHLDA